GTCGAGGACCGTGACCGTGCCGTTCATGGGGAATCTCCTTGAGGTGGAGGGCGGCTTCGCGCCGCCTTGGCGTCCTCCACTCTCTCCGTGAAACCGCAGGCAGGCGAGATACGCTGAGGACGGAGGATGGTAATTCGAGGACATCTGGAGATCGCGATGCGTCCTGCAGACCTAGGCGACGGTGATCCCGCCTTCGGTGGCGCCATTCTTCGGCTCGACTTCCACCCGCCCGAGGAGCGGGTCCCGGGCTTCGAGATCATCGATCTCGCCACGCTGCACGATCGACGGCGGCGGCGGGGCCGACGGCCCGACCTGGTGCACCGGGTGGACTTCCACACCCTCACGCTGATCACGGAGGGCAGTGGGGAGCATGCGATCGACTTCGTCACCTACCCGTGCCGCCCCGGCACCCTGTTGTGGGTCCGGCCGGGCCAGGTCCAGAGCTACGTCCGGCCCGGCACGGCGAACGGCACCCACCTGCTGTTCACGCCGGCGTTTCCCCCGCACAGCAGCAGCGCGGACCGGCTGGTGAACGAGTGGTACGGCTCGGCTTGCTGGCAGCTGGGCACGCGTCCCGCGTACGCGGTGCTGTCCACCCTGCTGGGCCAACTGCGGGCCGAGTACGACCGTCCGGAGCAGACGGTCTCGGCGGAGATCCTTCAACTCCTGCTGGCCACCGTGCTGTTGCAGATCGACCGGCTGCCTCACCCCGAGGGCAGCGGTGACCCGCACGCAGGCGGCGAGGTCTACACCCGGTTCCGCGCCGAGTTGGAGCGCTCCTACGCCACCACCCGTCGTGCCGCCGACTACGCGCACAGCCTCGGATACACCGTCAAGACGCTCACCCGCGCCTGCATGGCCGCCACCGGACAACCCGTGAAACACGTCATCGACGGCCGCGTGGCCCTGGAGGGTCGGCGTCTGCTCGCCCACACCGACGAGCCAGTGGCGACCATCGCCCGCCGCCTCGGCTTTCCCGAACCCACCAACTTCGGCAAGTTTTTCGCCCGCCACACCGGCGTGACCCCCGGCGCCTTTCGTCAGACCCACCAGGTACACCAGTGAGCAGACGTCGGACAACCACTTGTGGATGACAGTGTCTCGTGCCGTGAGCCCGATCCTCGGAGCAGTCGGCCAGAGGGAGGAATGAAGTACGTCGAACAGCATCTCGACGGCAAGACAGGCTTCGACACGTGCGACGAGGGCGGACGCGGACTGCTGCTCGTAGCCCAGCTCGCTGAGCGCTGGGGCAGCCGACAGTCCCCCGGGCAAGACGATCCGGGCGGAGCGACCGCTGCCGAGCTGACCGGGGCATTGGTCCGAAGGCCGCGCGGTGGAGAGGCCGCAAAGCAGAGCCGCCGGCCTCTCCACCACTGCTTCGGTGGCGTCCGATCATTTTGTCACTGGATCGTCCAGGCCTGATTGAACTGGTTCAATGCTATCCACTGATTGACGGCGGCTCCGCCGGCCGTCGAGACGCCGCCGAATCTCCAGGACCTGCTCGTTCTCGAAATGAGGTACGTGCCTCCTCGCAGCTTCTCGGCGATGTCATCGACATGTTCGCGTTGACACCGTGGACCGAGGGAGACGGCCCCGTGCTCCCTCTCTGTATGCGACTCACCATGGTGTTCGATGTGGCGAGTTCATATGCTTCACAGGCCGATGATCTGCCATTCCTGGTTCGTGCCGGTGCCGATGGGCCATTGGATGACGCGCGCGCCGTCGGTCATCGACCCGCTTTCCACGTCCGCGCACCACGTGTCGTTGCGTGCGTTGACGAGGCGGTGGTAGCCGCCGCCCGCGTCGACGAGCTTCCACCACTGGTTGTCGCCGCCCGCGTCCTGCCACTGGACCAGCTGGGTGCCCTGGTTGGACCCGCCGGGGCTGTCAAGGACCTTGCCGCTGTGGCGGGCGAGCAAACGGAAGGAGCCGTCGGCGTTGGGTAGGAACTGCCACTGCTGGTTGGTGGCGCTCGACGAGGCGTACTGGATGATCTTCGCGCCGTTGGCCGTGCCGCCCCCCTGGACGTCCAAGGCCTTGCCGCTGCGTCGGTTGACGAGCTTGAACCAGCCGGTCAGCAGAGAGACGGTGATGTCCGTGCGCTGCCCGGCGGTGAGCGTGATCTTGCGCGCGTGGGTGCCCAGGGGGGAGGAGGCGACGCTCGCCGTGGTGTCCACGGACGTCAGGCCGCGGCGGCTTATGAGGGTGATGGTCTGGTCGACGGCGGAGGTGACGGAGAGGGCGGCGGTGCGGGCGGACAGGTCCCAGTCGAAGGTGTGGATCCGGATCCGGCCGCGGGCCCGCACACCAGTGATGGCGCCCTTGGCGAGTTGGTCGGGAAGGGCCGGCAGGATCTCCAGGACACCGGGGCGGGTGTAGAGCAGGGCTTCGGCGAGTACGCCCGGGAAGGCGTGGGCGGCGTCAGCGTTGTAGATGTCGAGGTTCGGGTTGTGGGACGTCATCATCGACTTGAACACCATGTTGTTGCCGATGATCTTCTTGAGGTTGTCGTAGACCTTCGCGCCGTCCTTGAGCCGGGCGCCGGCGAGGGCGCGGTGGAGACTGCCATGGGCGGAGACGTTCTGGTCGCCGCGCTTCTCGAGCGCCTTGAGCGCAGGGCGGACGAGTGCGGGTTCCTCCTCGGGGTTGATCTCGTGCAGCGGCCAGGCGCCGTACAGGTGCTGGATATGCCGGTGGTCGTAGCGGTCGCTCAACGTGGGCCAGGACCATTCGGCGAGCGCGTTGTCGCTGTTGATGCGGTAGTCGGGGATCTTCTGCAGGAGCGCGGTCCAGCGGGCGACGCCCTGGCCGCTGCCCTGCTCGACGCCGAGGGTGTTGGCGGCGTCGATGGCGGCCTGCAGGGCGTGCTTGCCGGCCATGATGTCGCCGGTTGCGTTGATCGACAGGCACACGCCGGTGTTGCCGGGGGAGTTCTCCATGGAGAAGGACGGCACGAAGACGGCCTTGCCGTTGGCGTCGGTGCGGGTGAGGAAGTCCTCGTAGAACAGGGCCAGTTCCATCAGGGCGGGGGCCAGCTTGGTGCGGTAGAAGTCGCTGTCGCCGGTGACCTCGTAGTACTCCAACATGGGGTAGAGCAGCCAGTCGGCGCCACCGGTCCAACACTGGCCGGGGAAGGAGCCGTTGTTGAAGTGGAGCATGTGGCCGTACTCGCCGTCAGTGCGGGAGGGGGCGAGGAAGCCACGGGCGCCGTAGAGGTTGGTGGCATTGGTGCGCCAGTCGTCGAGCTGGTCGAGGATCAGGTCGAAGTAGCCCTCCATGACGTCGGTGAGGTCGAGGATGTTGCTGCCGGCGACCTGGAGGTTGATGTTGGCGTCGGTGGTGAAGTCATCGGCCCAGGCGCCGTTCCACGCGCCCGTCCAGATGCCGGTGAGACGAGGCGGGAGTACGCCGCTGGAGCTGATGAAGAGGTAACGGCCCGAGTCGTAGAGGCGCTCCAGAAGGGCAAGATCGATGACGCTCCGGTTGGCGTTCTGGCGGGCTATCAGCTCGCTGACGGAGAGCTTGCGGTCGGCGTCGGAGACGTTCAGGTCGAGGCGGGAACGGTCGTACAGCTCGGTGTGGAGGGCGGAGTGCGCCGACCGCAGCGCCGTGTAATCGGTGCCCAGCCCGGCCAGCTCGGCGTGCAACGGCTCGGAGTTCCACGCGGTGGAGGACTCGTAACGGTCCAGCTTGGTCAGCAGGATCACCTTGGTTGCCTTGGCCACGACGATGGTGGAACCACTGGCGCTGACGGAGGAGCCGGACCCCGTGGCGACGACGCGGGTGACGCCCTCGTAGCCGAAGGCGCCCTGTCCGGCGGGGTAGGTGCCGCGCAGGTTCAGATAACCGGAGCCGTTGCTCGTGGTGGCGCGGGTGGTGAAGCTCAGACTGCCGGGCAGCCCGTCGAGCGCCGTGTTGACGCTGAGCGTGGTGTCGACGGTGCGGCCGGGCGCGGGGGTCAGCTCGTGGACGATCACGTTGTCGGCGCGGGAGACGAAGGCCCTGCGGGTCCAGGTGCCGTACTGGTCGGTCCAGCTGGAGCTGACCTCGCCGGTACGGAAGTCGTTGACCCGGCCGTAGTCGTTGACGGTGGTCATACCGGGGGTGCTGATGCGCAGTTCGTACGCTGGGTGGTAGGTCTGCGTCCAGCGCAGTGACCATCCTGAGGCGAAGTCGCTGTTGGCACCGGCGTAGTTTCCTGCCAGCGCCTTGTCCCGTACGCCCTCCAGGCGGCCGGAGAGAACGGGCGGCTTCACGCTGCGGGTGCCGTTCGGGAGCACCAGGCGGTGGTAGTTGAAGACAACCTTCTCCAGGGTGGCCGCCCCATGGAGGATGGCGCCGTACTCGCCGTTGCCGGTGAGGAAGCCGTCGGTCCAGGAGGAGGCGGGGGAGGTGTCGTAGATTCCGCGGCTGGGGACGGTGATCTGCGGTGGTACGGCGGCCGAGGCCTTACCCGAAAGGAAGCCGCCGGGAAGGGCGGCCGCTCCGGCGGTCAGTGCTGCGGCGGTCAGGAAACGCCTGCGGTCCAGGGAGAGGTCCATGACGCAAACTCCTTCGTCTGCTGTGCGGGGTGCGGGGTGCGGGGTCGGATTCGTGTGCGGCAGGGGTGTTCTCGGCTTCGTCATGCCTTCACAGGCCGACGATCTGCCACTCCTGGTTCGTGTTGGTGCCGGCGGGCCATGGGATGACACGGGCGCCGACGGTCATCGACCCGCTGTCCACGTCCGCGCACCAGGTTTCATTGCGGGCGTTGACGAGGCGGTGGTAGCTGCCGCCTACGTCGGCGAGCTTGCACCACTGGTTGTTGCCGGTGGTGTCGTGCCATCGGTCGAGTGGGGCGGTTTGGCCGGAACCCCTGGGGCTGACCAGGAGCGTCCGGTGGCGGGCGACTGAACCACTGCCCGGCGGTGAGCTCGACCTTGAGCGCATGCATGGATGCCCAGGGGGTTGCAGATGACCTTCTCCAGCGTCGGCGCACCGTAGTAGACGGCTCGGTAATCGTCAGTGCTGCGGAGGGGAGGAAGCGTCCGATGGAGGGAGTGGTCCATTACGCGAACTCCTTTGTCTGCTGGGCTGTACGGGGAGGTGCCGGGGGTGATGTGCGCGTGAGCGCGGGGCATGCCTACCTACCGCCACCCGGATCGGCGCGGGTGCGGGGCGGGCTGTCTTGCGGAGCCCGTCTGATCCGCCGGACAGGCGGCCCTACTCCAAGACCTTGCCTCCCGTGACCCGGGACAGTGCCAGGGCGATGAGGATGATCCCGCCATTCAGGGCCCCGATCCACTGGGCAGCGACACCACCGAGGGAACGAGGTTCTAACCCATGCGGAGAGGCAGGAGGTCGGTGAACGCCCCGAGATGGATCCCTAGCCGCTGATGAGGCGGATTCCGCCGATGACGGCCGCGACCAACCCGGTGAGGACGTAACCGTTGCCCTGCGCGGACGCCACGGAAGCCGTTGAGGCCGAACCGGATGATGAACAGGGCGTTGACCGCGCGGAACGGCATGCCGCAGGCCAGGGTGACGGAAACCGACCAGCCGCCCGGAAGGAGCCAGGCCGGTGCTCGGCTGTTCCGGACCGAGGGCCACGGCGTCTGTTTGAGAACACGGCATCCACCTGTCGTCATGGGTCGGCACAGGTCCCCTGCGCCACAACAGGAAGCGAACATGGGATGGATTTAAGAGTCAACGGAGGGGTTGTGTCCATGCTGGGCGCGCATATTTCCTGATGATGGCTTTTAGCTGTGTAGATGTCACCATGGGTGATACTGGTGTCGACCGCACCTTCCTTAGTCATGGGATGTATTGCTAGGCTGTCGCCGCACAGCCAGCTAGGCCGTCAGGATGGCCAGCGGCCGCATCCGCTCGAAGATCCGCCCGCCCGTGCTCCGGCATCGGGTCTCAGGTGGGCTGATTCACGTTCGCTGCAGGTTCTGTTCGTTGCCGTCCGGCATCAGTACCCGCAGGCCCGCCGGCTGGTCGTGGCCCCACCGATCCGACCCGGCTGCCACCGAAGGCCACCTGGACCTGGCGGGCGCCTTCACGGCCCGCCGGCGGGCCTGGGCGGACTCGACGAGCGCCCCTTGGCTGAGGTTCCCCCGCTGCGCGGGAGTGGCTGACTAGCAGGTCAGGGCGGGTTGACGTGGTTTCAGGTTCACTTGTTCGGCCGCTGCCTGGTCGGCGTAGTGCTTCTCCTCGAACTCGATGGGGCTGAGGTAGCCGAGGCGCTTCTGGATGCGGCGGGGGTTATAGAAGCCGTCGATGTACTCGAAGAGCGCGAGGTTCGCCTCGGCTCTGGTGTCGAAGGTCCGTCCGCGGATGCACTCGGTCTTGATCAGCATCCACAGGTTCTCCGCCAGGGCATTGTCGAAGGAGTCGCCGACCGAGCCCATGGACGCTTGAACACCTGCTCTGACCAGGCGGGTTGTGAGCTTGATAGACGTGTATTGCGTGCCGTGATCGGCATGGTGGACGAGTTCGCCAGGGGCGACCTCGCGGCTGGCCAGTGCGTACTCGAGCGAGGTGAGGACCAGGTCGGCGTCCGCGCGGGCGGAGGTCTCCCAGGCCACGACTCTGCGGGAGAAGGCGTCGCGGATCGCCGACAGCCACAGTGGCCCCTCCAGGGTGGGAATCATGGTCAGGTCGGTGACCCACAACCGGTTCGGCGCGAGTGCGGTGAAGTCGCGTTGCACCAGGTCAGGGGCGAGGTCGGCGTC
This genomic stretch from Streptomyces deccanensis harbors:
- a CDS encoding AraC family transcriptional regulator; translation: MRPADLGDGDPAFGGAILRLDFHPPEERVPGFEIIDLATLHDRRRRRGRRPDLVHRVDFHTLTLITEGSGEHAIDFVTYPCRPGTLLWVRPGQVQSYVRPGTANGTHLLFTPAFPPHSSSADRLVNEWYGSACWQLGTRPAYAVLSTLLGQLRAEYDRPEQTVSAEILQLLLATVLLQIDRLPHPEGSGDPHAGGEVYTRFRAELERSYATTRRAADYAHSLGYTVKTLTRACMAATGQPVKHVIDGRVALEGRRLLAHTDEPVATIARRLGFPEPTNFGKFFARHTGVTPGAFRQTHQVHQ
- a CDS encoding glycosyl hydrolase family 95 catalytic domain-containing protein; its protein translation is MDLSLDRRRFLTAAALTAGAAALPGGFLSGKASAAVPPQITVPSRGIYDTSPASSWTDGFLTGNGEYGAILHGAATLEKVVFNYHRLVLPNGTRSVKPPVLSGRLEGVRDKALAGNYAGANSDFASGWSLRWTQTYHPAYELRISTPGMTTVNDYGRVNDFRTGEVSSSWTDQYGTWTRRAFVSRADNVIVHELTPAPGRTVDTTLSVNTALDGLPGSLSFTTRATTSNGSGYLNLRGTYPAGQGAFGYEGVTRVVATGSGSSVSASGSTIVVAKATKVILLTKLDRYESSTAWNSEPLHAELAGLGTDYTALRSAHSALHTELYDRSRLDLNVSDADRKLSVSELIARQNANRSVIDLALLERLYDSGRYLFISSSGVLPPRLTGIWTGAWNGAWADDFTTDANINLQVAGSNILDLTDVMEGYFDLILDQLDDWRTNATNLYGARGFLAPSRTDGEYGHMLHFNNGSFPGQCWTGGADWLLYPMLEYYEVTGDSDFYRTKLAPALMELALFYEDFLTRTDANGKAVFVPSFSMENSPGNTGVCLSINATGDIMAGKHALQAAIDAANTLGVEQGSGQGVARWTALLQKIPDYRINSDNALAEWSWPTLSDRYDHRHIQHLYGAWPLHEINPEEEPALVRPALKALEKRGDQNVSAHGSLHRALAGARLKDGAKVYDNLKKIIGNNMVFKSMMTSHNPNLDIYNADAAHAFPGVLAEALLYTRPGVLEILPALPDQLAKGAITGVRARGRIRIHTFDWDLSARTAALSVTSAVDQTITLISRRGLTSVDTTASVASSPLGTHARKITLTAGQRTDITVSLLTGWFKLVNRRSGKALDVQGGGTANGAKIIQYASSSATNQQWQFLPNADGSFRLLARHSGKVLDSPGGSNQGTQLVQWQDAGGDNQWWKLVDAGGGYHRLVNARNDTWCADVESGSMTDGARVIQWPIGTGTNQEWQIIGL
- a CDS encoding RICIN domain-containing protein, producing the protein MRSRSSSPPGSGSVARHRTLLVSPRGSGQTAPLDRWHDTTGNNQWCKLADVGGSYHRLVNARNETWCADVDSGSMTVGARVIPWPAGTNTNQEWQIVGL
- a CDS encoding IS3 family transposase; the protein is MTALLDEHPHLGVEPVLRELHIPSSTYYRWRQAEKDPCERIRQDTELTGQIRRIHQDSGGIYGSPRIHAVLKREGVHVGRKRVERLMRQAGLAGISPRRSKGFTRRDPDADLAPDLVQRDFTALAPNRLWVTDLTMIPTLEGPLWLSAIRDAFSRRVVAWETSARADADLVLTSLEYALASREVAPGELVHHADHGTQYTSIKLTTRLVRAGVQASMGSVGDSFDNALAENLWMLIKTECIRGRTFDTRAEANLALFEYIDGFYNPRRIQKRLGYLSPIEFEEKHYADQAAAEQVNLKPRQPALTC